GGCTCCTCGCCCGTCACGAAGCGCGAGAAGTTCAGCGGATACAGCCCGATGTCCGGCAGGCTGCCGCCGCCCGCGAGTTCCCGGTCGAGCCGCCACTGGTTGGGGCTGCCCTGGTTCTGCACGAACTCCCCGATCATCTGCCGGGGATTGCCCAGCACGCGCGATTGCGTCAGCCGCGCGACCTCCACGTGGCGCGGCTCGAAGCGGGCGCGGTAGGCGACCATCAATTTCCTGTTCGCCGCCCGCCCCGCCGCGATCATCTGCCGGGCTTCGGCGGAGGTGTTCGCCATCGGCTTTTCCGTGAGGACGTGCTTCCCGGCCTGGAAGGCGCGGATGGTGTATTCCGCGTGCAGACCGTTGGGCAGGACGATGTACACCACGTCGATCTCGGGGTTGTTGCGGATGGAGTCGAAGTTCTGGTAGGTGTAGACGTTCCGCTGCGCCACCCCGTTCTGCTCCGCGACCCGGCGCGCCTTCTCGGGAGAGCCGCTCACGAGCGCGACGAGTTTGGACTTCCTGGCCTCGCGCAGAGCGGGGAGCACCTGCCCTAGCGCGAACTCCCCGAGGCCCACGACCGCCCAGCCCACGCGCTGCCCCGGCGGGAAGGGCTGCTTTTCCTCGGGCGGGGTCTGCGGCTTCTCGGTCTGCGCCACCCCCTGCGCGAGCGCCGCACCGGTCAGCCCCAGGCCCAGCAGCCCCAGCCCGGCCTGCCCCAGAAAGCGCCGCCGCGACGAATCGGCGGTCTGCTCGGGCGTCGTGACTTCCTCGTGATGAATGCCTTCGTCGTGTGCCATCTGCGGCCTCCTGTGGGTGAAGTGGGGGAAGAGGGGCGGTGAGGTCCCGGAGAGCCATGCGGCCCCTAGCAGGGAAGAGACCACGCGGGACCGTCGCAGCATGACCCGGAACGGGCGCGCGACAGCGTAAGCGGCGCTAAAAATTTCGAATTCATCAAGGCCGCGCCTGAGGGCGGTTTGTCTCTCCGAGGCTTCGAGTTGTTGTGAACGTTTTGGAAGGCAGATGGCTGAGGCCGCGCGCCTTGTGCCTCGACCCTTCTGCTCTCATCTCCCCAGCAGGTCCACGACCTGACTCCCCGGCGCTAGCCTGAGAAAAGAACGTCCCCGCTGGAGAAAGGACCCTCTTGCCCCCCTCCCCGCCGCCCCAGACCATCACCTTCGTCATCCCCGCCCTGAAGACGCTGCGCCGCACGGGAGGGCAGGCGGACCCGGCGGCGTCCCGCACCTTCAAACTCGTCGGGTACTACACGCAGGGGGCCACGCCGAACCGCACCCGCCTGGGCGAGTACCACACGTGGAAGGACCATGTGCGCCTGCACGCGCCCCCGCCCCTGCTCCGGCTGCGCCCGGTGGACGAGGTGAGCCGTGTGCGGCTGGACGTGGTGTGCTACTTCGCCACACGAACCCACGCCGACCCCGAGAACGTCCGCAAGGGGATCGTCGACGCGCTCTTCCCACGCGGCGACAAATGGGTCTACGGCAGCCACGACCACCCCCACTACGACCCCGCCCATCCGAGGGTGGAGGTGACGGTCACGGTCTTCGCGGGCACGTCGCCCGCGCTCACGCCTGATGTGACGACCGGGGCAGAGCCGGAGCCGTCGCGGATCAGCCCTCGTCCCGGTCCCCGTCCACGCCGTCCGGGGATGGAGGCACCCTCCACCGGGCAGCCGCGCGGACGGAAGACCGCCGGGACTTCTTCCGAGTCGGTGGGGACGGGCAGCCGATCAGCCAAGTCGCCCGTCAAACAGCCCCCTCCCAGGCCTGAGAAAGCCCCTTCCAGGAAGACCCCGCCTCCACCCGCCGCCCCCACCAAGACGGGACTGTGGGCCAGCCTGAGCGCGTGGCTCGCCCGGTTGCGCGGTGAGGAGCCGGAGGGCAGGAGGTCGTCCCCCCCGGCCTCCCCCCGCCCCCGCCGCCGGAGTAGGGGGCGGGACTGACGGGGAGGCGGCCCGCTTGTGCCCACCTCCCGTGCTGTACTGGAGGGGCCATGACCGACGATCACACCGACCGCAGCGCAGGGGGAGAGGCGTCTTCCACCCCCGCCCCCGAAGTCACGCAGATCGGAAGAGCGCGT
The nucleotide sequence above comes from Deinococcus sp. YIM 134068. Encoded proteins:
- a CDS encoding Gfo/Idh/MocA family protein, yielding MAHDEGIHHEEVTTPEQTADSSRRRFLGQAGLGLLGLGLTGAALAQGVAQTEKPQTPPEEKQPFPPGQRVGWAVVGLGEFALGQVLPALREARKSKLVALVSGSPEKARRVAEQNGVAQRNVYTYQNFDSIRNNPEIDVVYIVLPNGLHAEYTIRAFQAGKHVLTEKPMANTSAEARQMIAAGRAANRKLMVAYRARFEPRHVEVARLTQSRVLGNPRQMIGEFVQNQGSPNQWRLDRELAGGGSLPDIGLYPLNFSRFVTGEEPTEVMGQIYSDPNDPRFREVEDRVAFTMQFPSGVIGQFFSGYSSHRSSRFRVMSERGWADLTPAFAYEGNRLSVGRRVGLQEGTDMREVENKSQFVLEIDEMSSAVLENREPKTPGEEGLRDHLIMEAIYQSARENRAIRLGNLAALTGR